GTCAAACACCTTCCACTGCCCGTCAGTGTCGATGAAATAACCCTTTGAACGCACGATATCGTCGGGCAGTTTTTTCAGCACCTCTTTGAACTTTTCCGGATCGCCCTCCCAGAAGACGCTGAGCGAGGCGAGATTATCCGGCGGCACCATGTGGGGCGTCATGTTGCTGAGCGTATCGTCAATGAACTTCTCCCACTCCGCCATCTCAGGAATCTCTTCGATCTTCTCTTCGGGCTCCGCCGCGGGACGGAATATCTCCCAGGGGACATTGCCGAAGGCGGCCCGCGTAATACGCGCCGCGGGGTTTAGCTGCCTCAGGTGCGCCTCAAGGGCGTCCGCCTCCTCGGCGGAAACCAGGTCCGTCTTGTTGATGATGAGATCGGTCGCCGCCTCCGTCTGGCGGATGACGGCGTTGAAGAGGTCGAGCCAATCCTCAAAATGGACCGCGTCGATCACACAGATATTGCCCGCCATCTGATAATAGTCATGGAGCATCCCGTGGGACAGGTCCTTTTTCATATCGGTGGTGTCGGCGACGCCGCTCGCCTCGACAAGCAGGATCGTCGGCTGATAGTCCTTAAGTATTGTGTAGAGGCCGCGCAGGAAATCACCCTTTGCGCAGGCGCAGAATATCGAACCGCGGCTGATCTCGATAATCTCAAGGCCGTTTTTGCGCACCACGTCGCCGTCGACGCCGGCCTTGCCGAATTCGTTCATCAGAACGGCGATTCGCTCTCCCTCGGGGTGCGTCTCAAGAAGATGCTTAAGCAGCGTCGTCTTTCCGCTGCCAAGAAACCCCGACAAAAGGAATACCTTGCATTTACTCTCTTTCATTCTCTCTCCGCTCCTCCGCGGTCATCGATCCGCAAAATTTTTATTGCAGTTTATTGAAGACTACCACACCTATTAGACATTATCAACTATATTAAAAGTAATCTATAGATAAAAAAAGACGGCTTTATGTCCCTATCACATATCATTCATTATATTCGTTTAGATATCGGAAAAGACCCGCAGGGACGAGACACTTTCCCTCGCGGGCCATTC
This window of the Cloacibacillus sp. genome carries:
- a CDS encoding CobW family GTP-binding protein produces the protein MKESKCKVFLLSGFLGSGKTTLLKHLLETHPEGERIAVLMNEFGKAGVDGDVVRKNGLEIIEISRGSIFCACAKGDFLRGLYTILKDYQPTILLVEASGVADTTDMKKDLSHGMLHDYYQMAGNICVIDAVHFEDWLDLFNAVIRQTEAATDLIINKTDLVSAEEADALEAHLRQLNPAARITRAAFGNVPWEIFRPAAEPEEKIEEIPEMAEWEKFIDDTLSNMTPHMVPPDNLASLSVFWEGDPEKFKEVLKKLPDDIVRSKGYFIDTDGQWKVFD